The nucleotide window aatgaatgcatgcatgcatataaaccacagtttTTGCCCACTAAGAACAGAATTGTGACATACCCCAaccatgtgtgtgtgggggttaACCCACAGCACTCTTACTCTTGACATATTTTGTAACAGCCTTATCCACACACAATTCACACACGTATCACAAAGTTGACTTGGTCAAGTGGTGCAAGTCAGTGGTATTTTAGTATACTCAGAGTTTGTGTCATCACTATCAAACTGCAGAACATTTTCCCTACACTAAAGACGATCCTACCCACTAACAGCCactccccatcccatcccccccccaccccacctcctagcaaccaccagtctattttctgtctccacgGATTTTTCACTAATTGCTTGTGACACAATATCCATAGCATCAAATATTAGGACGCATCGCTTCACAtgactgaaaagaaagaaaacccagagcGGCTTTGATTTAGTATACAGGTATAGAATCAATCTCCTTGCTccgtgaccttggacaagttgtcGAACTGGATCTCCTTTCCTCGTCCCATGAAGTTTAGACGGTGTGAGAGAGCACCCTCAGGTTAAACAGGAAAccagcaaaaccaaaaaacaaatgagcccTCTGACTATAATCCAGTACTCTACCCTAGGTAGCCTTTCCTGGGCTTCCTTCACCAACGTCTTTCCATCATTAAGATTTCCCACCAGACCCGCCGCAGCAGTGCGAAGGGCCCTACAGAAGAcgtttcctcttttccttctcggCCGTCCAGTTTTTTTCCGGGCTGGGCGAGGACGGAGAAACTGCAGAGCCCGGAGCCCCGGAGCCGAGGCTCCGCGCGCGCCGTGCCCGCAGGAAGCCTCGCCCAGCCCGGGACCCCACCCTCCCGCGGCGCCCCCGGAGGGAGCCGGCCGCCGCGCGCGCCACCAGCGCGGGAGGGGCGCGGCGCGCGGGGGCGGAGCCAGCGACTTGCTCAGCCAATCCCGGCGGCGGCGCGTCCCGGGGGTCCGCGGCTCGCCGAGCGCGCAGGGGGCGGGGCTCCGCTTGACAGTGGCGGTCGCCGGGCAGCGGAGTCGGGAGCCGCGCGCGGAGCGCAGCGCGGGGAGCGCGAGCGGCTcgggcggcggtggcggcggtggCCGGTCCCCGCCGGAGCCGGCTGTGGGCGCCGCGAAGTAGCCCTccgcagcggcggcggcggcgtgcGGGCGATGCTGCTGGTCTCTCCGGGCGCCGGTGTCCTGGCCTCTTCCTAAAGGTACCCAGCCCCGCTCGCCCCCTCGCCCAGGGCACCGCAGCGCCCGGCAAGTGGCTTTGTGAAGCTCGAAGCTCCCCGGACCGAGGGGTGGGCTGGGagcggggtgggtggggcagggcggggctgCGCGGTCCGGGCCGCTTTCCCCGTGaggaagagggtgggggcagagggaagcgGGGTTggcgggcggggtggggtggggtggggaggagggctgtCTCCCGGCAGCAGCTGGCTGCATCCCCATCGTCCATCCTCCTCCCGTCTCCATGTGCTTCGCAAAGAGGTTTTGTGCCAGGAGAAAGTTGGAGGCTGAGACTTGAGGAGCCAGACTCTGCGGCCCCTGAGGCCCGCACCCTTCAAGAGCGTGGGAGCACCCTGTTGGGAAGGTCTGGGTTCTGAACAGGGCCATGCAGGAACCCATGCCCCTTTCCGACCCTAGCAGCATTCCTGACGCAGGCCCTTGCTTGAGGAAATTCCTCTGTGGGAATCCCCCGTGGGGAGGGGCTTTCGGGTACAGAGCATCCACAACTCACACGTTATTATCGCTTGAAAACAGTACTCTCTCCCCTAGAACGTTCTCTCCCCTAGAACGGGCGCCACCAGCATCTATGCTCTAAGAGCATCAAAAATTGCAGTCGGACCTCGAATTAAAGACCCCTAAACACCCATGTGTCCAAGGTGCCAATGATTGCCTCCATCAAATCTTGACTAGTTTCTTACTGCCATATGCTTCCAATCAGCTTTCCCTGAGGGCTGGGCGGGTGCTGTGGAGCacaggaaagggaggagaagTTACAGCCCGGCTGTTAGGGTGGGAGGTGGCAGCAAAGAATACCGAACACGTGTACCCACTTGAAGATAGGAGAAAGTTTCAACCTTCAAAATAAAGTGGGTTAGGTGGGGATTATTTGCTTTACAAAACTTCCTCTCATGCAGAGAAACGATTAGAGTTAGAACTGAGTTTTACACAAGATTGTGGCAACAGGCCTATCATCAAGTGGCTCAGAGTCGACTGAGGGGGTAATCAGGCCGATACCACGTTGACTTGAAATTAGCAGATCTCAGCAAATATATGCAGATTCTGTTGAGTTCTGATTAACCTTTCTGATCATGTTGGTGGATTACCAGgtttactttattcatttctaacCAAGACATATTCACACCAAAAGACAACTTCATAATACCATTTTGTGCCCTAAAGACACCCTTAGCTAAGGATATGGACATCCTCTTCTGGTTCATATGATTTATCCCCTACACCGGTAACATAACTTCTCTAAGTACGTTTACATcataaagagaaggaaacttCCTTAGTGGTGACACAACAGTATCCAAATAAATACTGAGCACACATACTAAGTGTTTTTACCTATACAGTTACTTTAAATCTCACAGGCACCCTGATGAGATATTATTACCCTGTTTCAGAGACTAAGGAGATTATATAAAGTTGCCCAAGATTATGTGGGAAGTAAGTGatagaggtgggatttgaacccagatctgtttGATTCCTTACCCGTGCTCTTTACCACTACCCTATGCTATCTCCCAGCCCCCTTGAAAGAGAATTGCCATTTTATAATATACTAGGAAATCAAAATATGGCAAATGCTATCTCCACTGGCTTCCTGGATCAAACCCCTTCATAGATTGTTTTGTCCCTCTGGGAACCCAACACTGCGTCCAACAAGTATTCCTTTCACCAAAGGGCAACATCAGGAACTCCCCGGACACCCTCTAAGCACCAGTCCCCAGCATGTAAATCAGATGGAAATCTCCAGACATCTAAACCCCTTGTCCCTTCAGAGAAGTTGGCTCTGGAAGACAGGTAATCAAGTGTTTCTCTCACTGCCACTTAAGGAGCAATCTCTACTCTCTCAGTCATCCAAGTCTGGTTTAGCTCTGCACATATAAGAACACACCACCAGTTGGCAGGAATACATCCCCTGCAGTGTTCACACTGGCACACTCATCTTCCTGTACCAACTGTCAGAGAATTCCTGACACAGGCCAGGctacttaaaaggaaaaactgaaacaGTGCCGTTGGGGATGGTGGTGTTAGTCTAGGGAATCCCTGAATTCTCTGAGGCTTACCAGAAAGGAAATTAACATAGGGCCTCAGGGGCAGGAAGCAGGCCTTCCCCGTAGTGTGAAATGCCTTGTATATGGTATAGCCCATTGTCAACACTACTGAAGATATCTGTTCACCATATAGAAACTCGTTTACCTGTTATCTTGGTGATGGGTGCAGCTACACATCTATTTCTGTTTCAGTTACTCGCTGTACTAACACAGTTGTCACTTGGCTGAATGGTAGCAAACACTGATGTCGCAGGTGTGACAGAGTTTTGAAGCTGTGCTTAAAACTTGTGTCTGTTATGATAATCGacattcttttatcattttatttctcctccctaggtgaatgtgtgtgtgtgtgtgtgtgtgtgtgtgtgtgtgtgtgctctcccGTGGTATAGTTTTCAATTCTCTTCTCTCTGATTCCAAAATGATTTGAAGTTTCAAGCCTAAAGAGAAATAGATGCATTTTTGAGCTGAGGCCATATGCTGCCTGGAAACATATCCCTGTAGTTGGCATTTTACTCATGTTACTCTAGTGCTAAGAACCTCAAAGTCCCGAATGCATGCTTTGGGATTGCAAATGGACTCTCCTGTCTAATTATTTCACTCCATCCCCTGAAGCAGTTGGAAGGTTTGAGTTTAGAACACAGCCCCAGCACCTCCCCTCTAAATTCTCTAAACTGCCAAAAACTGGAGCAGCGCTAATTAAAGTTGGGAAACTAGAACATGAGGTTTGCTCATTGTCACGCTTTTGCACCAGAATGGGAAATATACCAAAAACTTTGTTGGGCATACGGAGTGACGTAGACTTGTTTAACATGACCAGTGATCTGCAAAACTATCTGACATTATGCAGTTTGCCTAAAGTTGGGTTCGTGCAAATACCTCATTAGGTTAAGACCGTCCAGTATCAACAAACTTCTACTCTGCATTCTATCATGTGTATAAAACTTCTCATTCGCTGGccatccatttttatttccatatttcatcaaatctaaAATATCAACAGTTACATAGCATCCTTTTTATGTTGTacgagaagaaaaagaaaatactgccGATTATATTATAACATGCAGGCCATCTTAATAGCCGTCTTCCATGACATCGTGTGGATTGGTTACACCACCCTCTTACTGCTTTCGAGTCTCCATTTCTATCAAGGGTTTTGGTACATTTTTCTGCTCACACCGTCATTAATTAGCACTGCTTCCCTAAGCAATGTGTGATAGACAGCGGGTTTGCATATATCTCAGTAACAGACCGTAACAGACTcctcttctgtgtctttctttttttcaatctgGTGAAGCATTTGGATCTTGCTTTGCAAGGTAGTACAGAAATGTCAAACAAAGACAAATGTTTCCCTGAGTGATATAACATTTAAGCCCCACTGCTCTGTTTCGGTGCCGTAGCGCATACATAGTAACATCTTTTTTCGGTGCCAAATCATAGTGGGATCTTTTCAGAAAAACCGTTTACATGGCAATTAAACAGAACACCTGCAGTGCCAACAATGCCCATAATTTAGGAGAAGCTCTACCAAAATGAATAGCTGTGACCATGTTTATGCCTGTGCAGAGCAGTGACAGCGGTGTGACAACTACTGCCAAGTTGTCACCGTCAATATTGAGACACATCCCGATTttggagatgttaaaatgtggggaaaaaaaatgaaccttatCAATGAACTATGCTAATCTGTGCCTGCTGAATTTCATGAACCCTGTTGATTCGTTCATTCACATGGTCCCTCGTTTTGTGAGACCAAGCTCCACGAGGGCAAGGactttttctgtcttattctcCACTCTATGTGCCAGACATGTAGGAGAGTCCGTGGCACAGAGTtgatgtgctcagtaaatgtccgTGGAATAAGTGAGTGGCTATCCTCCCATGGAAGGCATGGAGACACACACATCAGGCGGCTCACTACTCTCCTCCTGGTTGGAAGACATAGTCTTAAAATTATGACATCGACAGAAATGCTAGACATAGGAAAAGGGTACAGGCCAGAATTAAGTCCTCGATTTTGTTTACAGACCCCTGTACAAAGCACTTCATGCCATTACAAAAACGACCCCAGGATA belongs to Acinonyx jubatus isolate Ajub_Pintada_27869175 chromosome A1, VMU_Ajub_asm_v1.0, whole genome shotgun sequence and includes:
- the LOC113600908 gene encoding translation initiation factor IF-2-like, with amino-acid sequence MGSCMALFRTQTFPTGCSHALEGCGPQGPQSLAPQVSASNFLLAQNLFAKHMETGGGWTMGMQPAAAGRQPSSPPHPTPPANPASLCPHPLPHGESGPDRAAPPCPTHPAPSPPLGPGSFELHKATCRALRCPGRGGERGWVPLGRGQDTGARRDQQHRPHAAAAAAEGYFAAPTAGSGGDRPPPPPPPEPLALPALRSARGSRLRCPATATVKRSPAPCALGEPRTPGTRRRRDWLSKSLAPPPRAAPLPRWWRARRPAPSGGAAGGWGPGLGEASCGHGARGASAPGLRALQFLRPRPARKKTGRPRRKRGNVFCRALRTAAAGLVGNLNDGKTLVKEAQERLPRILYFHLQENRYIFKRKRHWLEVT